TCTCCAGATCCAGATCGATCACCAGCAGCTGCCTGTTGACCCCCACCTGGGGGGCGGCCAGGCCGATGCCGCGGGCGGCGTACATGCTCAGCAGCATGTTCCGGGCCAGCTCCCGCACCGACTCATCCACCTTGCTGATGCGCTTGGCGGGCGCGCGCAGGGACTGCTCCCCCAGGGTGTGAATGCGCAGGGGCGGGCTGTCGAGGGGTTCCTTGGACACCTGCACGCCCCGGTTGGTCTGCTCCGCGGTGCGGGCCATCTGGGCGAAGAGGCTGGCCACGACACCACCTGAAACGATGGATCGATTGTAGGAGCCGTGCCGGAGGGCCAGTTGAGCGACGGGCGCAAGCCACGGGCGGCCCCCAGCGCCGGGATCCGGCCGCTGCCCATCGAGCTGGCGGTGGGCCTGACCCCGGCGCTGAAGGAACCCCACTGGCTCCAGGGCCGGCTGTTCTGGCTGGAGCAGCGACCCCAGGAGCAGGGCCGCACCACCCTGCTTGTGCGCCAGCGCCCCGATGCCGAGGCGGTGGAGCTGACACCGGGACCCTGGAACCTGCGCAGCCGCGTGCATGACTACGGCGGCGGGGTCTATGCCCTCGGTGAGTGGCACGGGGCCAGCAAGGAACCGGAACGTCTGGCGGAGCCCCTGGCGGTGTTCGTCCACGACGGCGACCGCTGCCTCTGGCGTCTTGACCTGGGCCCAACCCTCGCCGGCGGCCCAGGCAAGGCCGAGGGCCATGCGCCACCGGAACCCCAGCGACTCACCCAACCGGGTGCGCGCGCCTTCGCCGATGGCCTGATCGATGGCGCCCGCCGGCGCTGGATCGGGGTGATGGAAGAAGGCGGCCGCGACCAGCTGGTGGCGGTGGACCTGGCGGGGGGGGAACCGGTGCGGCTGCACACCCCTGCCGATTTCTGCGGCTACGCCGCCCTCAGCCCCTCCGGCCGGCACCTGGTGTGGGTGGAGTGGCAGCAGCCGTTCATGCCCTGGGAGCGCAGCCAGCTGTGGTTGGGCCGACTGGAGGCCAGCGGCGCCCTGGTGGAGGCCCGGGTGATCGCCGGATCGGGGGAAGCAGACCGCCATGGGATCTCCGTGTTCCAACCCCTGTGGCTGCCGAACGGGGATCTGGTGGTGGCCAACGACCGCAGCGGCTGGTGGAACCTGGAGCGCCTGGCGGGGGCTGATGGGCTGAAGGCCGCCGACCGGCTGGAGACGGTCCCCACCATCTGGCAGCCGCTGCTGGAGGTGGAGGCCGAATTCGCCATGCCCCAGTGGGTCTACGGCATGGCCACCACCGCCTGGGACGGGGAGCAGCTGGTGGCGGCCGCCTGCAGGCAGGGCCGCTGGGAGCTGGGACGGATCGTCCTTCCTGAAGCCCCTGGAGCCAGCGGCCGCTGGCAGCCCCTGGAGCTGCCCTTCGACGATCTGGCCCATGTGGTCGCCGAAGGCGGTCGGCTGGCCTGCATCGCCAGTGGTCCCACGGCGGGCCAGGGACTGCTGGCGCTGGAGCTGGCCACGGGCCGCTGGAGCCATCGGCCTGCCGGTGCGAAGCCCCTGCCGGCGGAACTGATCAGCCCACCCGAGCCCCTCTGGTTCGCGGGCTACGGCAACGCGCCCACCCACGCCTGGTACCACCCGCCCCTCGGGGGCGCGCATTCAGGCTCGCCCCTGCTGGTGAAGGGGCACAGCGGCCCCACGGCCATGGCGCGCACGGGCCTGAACCCCGTGATCCCCTACTGGACGTCGCGGGGGTGGGGAGTGGTGGATGTAAACTACGGCGGCTCCACGGGCTTCGGGCGCGCCTACCGCGAGCGGCTCGATGGCCAATGGGGCGTGGTGGATGTGGTCGACTGCGCCGCCGCCGCCTTGGCCCTGGTGGCAGCCGGCAAGGCGGACCCGGAGCGGATCGCGATCGAGGGGGGCAGCGCCGCGGGCTTCACGGTGCTGGCGGCCCTCTGCTTCACCGACGTGTTCCGCGCCGGCGCCTGCCGCTACGCCGTGGCCGATCTGGCGGCGATGGCCGAAGACACCCACCGCTTCGAGGCGCGCTACCTGGATGGGCTTGTGGGACCCTGGCCCGCGGCCAGGGAGCTCTATGCGCAACGTTCACCCCTGGAGCACGCCGGCCGGATCCGCTGCCCGGTGATCTTCTTCCAGGGCCTCGACGACCAGGTGGTGCCACCCGAGCAGACCGAGCGCATGGCCACCGCTTTGCGGGCCAACGGCATCGAGGCGGAGGTGCACCTGTTCCCCGGGGAGGGCCACGGCTTCCGCAGCGGAGCGGTGCAACGCCAGGTGCTGGAGGCCAGCGAAGCCTTCTTCCGCCGCCAGTTCGGCCTCCCCGCTCTCCCATGAACGATCTCGCCCCCATGCTCCTGGCGGCCTGGCAGACCTGGGGAGCCACCGTGCTGGTGGCGGTGGCGGGCCTGGCCGTGCTGCTGGCTCTGGGGCGACTGCTCGGCAACGCCCTGGGGCTGCACCTGCTGGGCATCCCCGAAGCTCTGCTGGCCGGGGCGATCGGACTGGCGGTGGCACCCACGGGCCTGGTGCCGCTGGTGCCCGAACCGGTGATCGCCCTGTGGTCGGAGCTGCCCACGGCGCTGCTGACGCTGGTGTTCGCCTGCCTGCTGCTGGGCAAGCCGCTGCCGAACCCGGCGGGGTTGTGGCGGCCGCTATCGGCGCAGGTGCTGATGGCGCTCACCCTCGCCTTCGGCCAGTACCTGGTAGCCGGGCTGGTGGTTCTGCTGCTGCTGCAACCCTGGCTGGGGGTGAGTCCGCTGATGGCCTGCCTCATTGAGGTGGCCTACGAGGGCGGCCACGGCTCAGCCGCGGCGATGGGGCCGATCTACGCCGATCTGGGCTTCCCGGGGGGCGAGGCCCTGGGGCTGGCGCTCTCCACGGTGGGGCTCCTGGCGGCCACGTTGGTAGGCGGGCTGGTGGTTGTCTTGGGGCGCGCCCGAGGCTGGCTGCTGGCAGACCGGCAGGAGCCTGTGGTCGTTCCGGTCTCGAACGACCTACCGGCAGAGGCTGCTGCGATCGCCAAGCCATCAGCTCAGGCTGTGTCCAGCCCCGGCAGCGCCGAGCGCTGGGCGGTGAACCTGGCCCTGACCGGGGTGGCGGTGGTGATGGGCTACCTGCTCTGGACCTCCCTGGGCTTGGTGGCGGATCAGCTGGGGGGTGGGTTCAAGCTGGTGATCGATGCCCTGCCGGTGTTCCCGCTGGCCCTGGCGGGTTCGCTGCTGGTGCGGTTGGTGCTGGAGAAGACCGGCAAGGGGCACTGGACCTCGGCGCCGATTCAGAGCCTGGTGAGCACCCTGGCGGCGGATCTGCTGATCACAGCGGCCACCGCCTGCCTGGATCTTTCACTCTTGCGGCACGACTGGCTACCTCTGACCGTGCTGGCGACGGTGGGGCTGGCCTGGAATCTGGGGGTGCTGCTGCTGCTGGCGCCAAGGATCCTGCCGGCCCCCTGGTTTGAGCGCGGGATTGTGGAGTTCGGCCAGGGCACGGGGGTGGCCGCCAGCGGATTGCTGTTGCTGCGCATGGCCGACCCCGCCGATGACTCCGACGCTCTGCCAGCGTTCTCGATCAAGCAGCTGATCCTGCAGCCCCTGATCGCCGGCGGTGTGATCACGGTGGGCGCACCGCTGGCGGTGATGAGCATCGGGCTGCCAGCCTGGACGGCGCTCTGCCTGGTGCTGGTGGTGACTTGGATCAGCCTGGGGCTGTGGCTGGCCCGCCGCTAGCGCTAACGCACCATGGCCGCCACGTTGCCGCCGTCGACCGTGAGCAGGGCGCCGGTGGTGCGTTCCATCCGCGCCAAAGCCACGAAGGCCTCAGCCACATCGCTGGCGCGCACCTCCTGGCCGAGCAGATTGCCGCCCATGTAGTCCGCCTCCGTGAGACCCCTGGCGGCGGCGCGCTCCTGGATCATGGTGTCGTCGAGCAGGCCGGAGCGGATGCGATCGGCGTTGAGGCCGTTGGCGCGGATCCCCTTGGGGCCACCCTCGAGGGCGTATTGGCGCATGAGGGCCAGCAGGGCCGCCTTGGCGATGCCGTAGGCGCCGAACGCGGGGCCGGGGTTGAGGGCCTGCTTGGAGACATTGAACAAGAGCTGGCCGCCGAAGCCCTGGTCTTCGAACACCGCCACCGCCGCCTGGGCCACGTGCTGGTGGGCGAAAAAGTTGAGCTCGAAGCTGGCGCGCAGGTCGCTGTCAGGGAGCTGGGCGATCGGGCCACTCCAGGCGGCCCCGGCGTTGGAAACGACGATGTCGAGGCCACCGAAGTGGGCGCAGGCGGCGGCGAAGGCGGCGCGCACCGCCAACGGATTGGTGACATCACACCCCAGGCCCAGGGCCAGCGGCCCGCAGGCGGCCGCCGTGGCCCCTGCCCCTTCGCCATCGAGGTCGAGCACCACCAGATCGGCCCCGTGGGCCGCGAAGGCCCGGGCGGTGGCGGCGCCGATGCCGCCGGCCCCGCCGGTGACCAGCACCACCTGACGGGCCAAGGGTTTTTCGGAGCCCTTGCCTAGCTTGGCCTGCTCCAGGCTCCAGTACTCCATGTCGAAGGTGTCGTCTTCGCCCACGGGCCGAAAGGAGCCAAGGGCTTCGGCGGCCAGCAGGGTGGCGGCCCAGGCGCCGGCGATGTCGGCGGTGACAGAAGCGGCGGCGGCGCTGGCCCCCACCCCAATCAGGCCCAGCCCCGGCAGGGCCAGCACCCGGGGCAGGGGATCAAGGGGCTTTTTGATCCCGCCGACGCGGGCGTTCTGGCGCGCGAAGTAGGCCTGGTAGTCGGGGATGTAAGCCGCCAGGGCCCGCTCTGCGGCGGCGGCCCAGGCAGTTAAGGCCTCGGCGTCGCCGGCGGGCGGTGCGGGCGGCAGCACCAGGGGGCGGGCCTTGGTGCGGATCACGTGGTCGGGGGTGGCAACGCCCCGGGTGGCCCAGTCAGCCAGGCGCTGGTCGTTGACCACAGCGAGGGCGGGCCCATCGGCGCGCAGATCCAACAGCCAGTGGGAGCGGAGGCCTGCGGCGCCGGCGGCCCGGCCCAGGGCCCCGCGCAACAACGGCAGCAACGCCGCCGCAGGAGCGGCGGGGCTCAGCAGGGGAAGCGGCTGGAACGAGCGCTCCACCTGGCCCAGGGCGCGTTCGGCCTCCCCCACCAGCGCAATCATCCGCTCGTAGCTCTGCTTGGCCGTGGATCCAAAGGAGAAGAGGCCGTGCTGCAGCAGCACCATCCCCTCCAGCTCCAGGCCCTGCTCAGCAGCCCGGGCCGCGGCCGCCTCATAGGCCTCCGCGGCCGCCTTGGCCAGGGCAAAACCGGGCATCACATAGGGCACGATCGCCACCCGATCGCCGTAGATCCGGCGGCAGACCGCTTCGGCGTCGGGCTGATCCGCCAGCGCCAGCAGGGCGATCGAGTGGGTGTGGTCCACGAAAGGATGGGGCAGGAAGGCGTGCAGCAGCGCCTCCACCGAGGGGTTGGGGGCAGCCGGGTCGATCAGGTTCTGGCGCTGGGCCGCCACCATGTCCTCATCGCTCAAAGCCGCCAAGGCGCGCAGGGCGAGCAACGGCTCCAGGCGCACGGCGGGATGGCCGGGGGGCTCGATCGTGGCGAGGTCCCAGCCGGAGCCTTTGACGCACAGCACCGGAATCGATTCCCCCAGCAGCCCCGAGACGCTCGTTTTCACCGAGGTGTTGCCGCCGCCGTGCAGCACCAGCTCCGGATCGGACCCCAGCAGCCGCGCCGTGAAGGTGCGCAGCGCCAGGGCCTCGGAAATTCCGGAGGCGCCATAGCGCTCAACGGCCGCAGCGGCGCCGGCGTCCGACCAGCGGTTACGGGCGGGCATGGGCGCAGGGGTGCGGTGGTGGCGCCTGGAGGCTACGGGGGGCGGGGGCAATGAAGAGCCGGGAATCAGACGCAGCCGTGCCGTGGGAACACTGAAGCGACGACGACGCCCTTGGGATGACGACAAACCGGCCGCCCCGGCTGATGGAGCGGTACAGACAGGAACTTGTGGTGCGTCACTACGCCAGGCGCACGGTGAAGACCTACGAGCAATGGCTGAGACGCTTCCTGCATTTTCACCAGATGCGCCATCCGCGCGAGATGGGCAGCGCCGAGGTGAAAGCCTTCCTCACCCATCTGGCGGTCGATCTGCAGGTGAGCGCGTCGACGCAGAACCAGGCATTGGCAGCACTGTTGTTCCTGTACCGCGTGCTGCTGGAGAGAGATGTGGAACTTGATGGCGTGGCACGGGCGCGAACGAAACAACGTCTACCGGTGGTGCTCACCGTGGAAGAAGTACGCGCCGTGCTGAGACGGCTCAGCGGCGCTGAGGCACTGGTAGCGGGACTCCTGTATGGCAGCGGACTGAGGCTGCAGGAGGCGCTGCGCCTTCGCGTTCATGATCTGGATTTTGGGCGCCATGAACTGATGGTGCGCTCCGGCAAGGGTGACAAGGATCGCAGAGCGCTCCTGCCATCAAGCCAGACTGCTGCCCTTTGGCAGCACCTGAATGGCTTGCGCCAGATTCACCAGGCCGATCTTGCCTCAGGCTGGGGCCGAGTTCTTCTGCCCCATGCTCTGGCCAGAAAGTATCCCAACGCACCAGTGGAATGGGGCTGGCATTGGGTGTTCCCGCAGCACAAGCGCTGGCGCGATCCAGCCACAGGCCAGGAAGGTCGACATCACCTGGATCCTTCGTTGATCCAGAAAGCAGTCCGGCGGGATGTAATGGCGGCGGGCATCAGCAAACCAGCTACATGCCACACCCTCCGCCATTCATTCGCGACCCACCTTCTCGAACGCGGGCAGGACATCCGCACGATCCAGGAATTACTCGGTCACAGCGACGTGAGGACCACCATGATCTACACCCATGTACTGAACCACGGCACACTCGGCGTTCGAAGCCCGGCTGATCTTCTGTAACCTGACGAACAGTTGGTTCTCAGACCCGGCTAAAGGTCAGAACAAGCCGCGAAGGCCCCTGTGATCGGTAGGCCTGAAAGGGATCTAAGCTCCTACAGGGCAGGGCACTATGGTTTTATGCGGTTGAATAGGGAGCATGTAGAAGGGACCAAGGACCCGCCCAATTATTGTTGGGCATTCCTCTAAACCTCAGTAAGCCCGCTCGACACGTGAGGTTGCAAAGCCCCAAAGCATCGCGATAATGCAAGAGCAATAGCGCAGTTCGTACGATCATGTTGTCCAAGGCTGATCAATTCCCTTGCCATCCATAATGAAGAGAACCAATTATGTCCTCATAGATTACGAGAGTGTTCAACCCAGCCAGCTTGAGCTGTTAAATAGAGATGGCTTTGTCGCCTATGTCTTTGTGGGAAAGGTGCAGACAAGACTCTCATTTGAGACCGTGTCTGCTATTCAAGACCTTGGTGAGCGCGCAAAGTACATAAAGATCTCCGGTGCGGGGCCCAACGCCCTTGACTTTCATATTGCATTTTACATAGGACAAATTGGCGCAACCGATGCAGATGCTTTCTTTCATATCATATCTAAGGATAAGGGTTTTGATCCGCTAATTGAGCACTTAAGGGAGCGAAAGGTGTTTGCGGTCCGGAGCGAGACGATTGGCGAAATTCCCATTATTCGAGCATCAACGGCAAAGACCCCGAAGGAACGCATGGGGCTGGTTGTTGATCGATTAAAATCCGGAAACTCAAGACCTCGGACGCTGGCTTCTCTAAGCTCTTCAATAGACGCTATCCTCTTCAAGCAGGTTGGGGAGCCAGACGTACAAGCCGTGATTGACCAGATGGTCAAGGCTGGATTCGTTACACTGACGGATGAAAAGGTTTCATACAAGCTCATCATGGATTCCTAATACTGCGATCCACCTAAGTCGCCTCCATCAGAAGTCCTGTTTCAGCATTTACTCCTTGCGGCCAGGTGATCGCGAACGTTCGAAGGATGTGGCGACCTTGAAGGGCCCCAGCAAGGCAGCGTTGCGTCGCCGTAGCCAACAGGCTACAGTTGGTGGATGGTTGAGGTCCGCCAGACAGAGCGGTTCGTCCGATGGCTTGCGGGTCTCCGTGATCTGAGAGCCCGGGCGAAGGTTCAGGCCAGGATCGAGCGCCTCATCGGCGGCAATCCTGGTGACGTCAAGCCCGTTGGGGCTGGCGTGTCGGAATTGCGGATCAACTACGGCCCTGGATACAGGGTCTACTACCTGCAGAAGGGAACCGAGTTGATCATCCTTTTGGCTGGCGGAGACAAGAGCTCACAAGCCAAGGACATTGATGAGGCTCTTCTGTTGGCAGACAACCTGACAGAGGAGACCTGATGAAAACCACGACCATCCCGTACGACGTTGCCGAGCAACTCCGAACACCTGAGGAGATGGCGGCCTACCTGGAAGCCTGCATCGAGGAGGCGGATGGAGATGCTGCCTTCATTGCCAAGGCCCTGGGCGATATTGCACGGGCCCAGGGGATGACCCAGGTGGCCAGAGACTCAGGACTTTCCCGGGAGAGCCTCTACAAGGCTTTGTCTGGAGAGCGCAGCCCTAGCTTTGACACCATCCTGAAGGTGGTCACGGCTCTGGGTCTGAAGTTGAGCGCGAGTGTGAGAAGCGAAGAGGAGCTGACTTGAGCTCTGCTGGCGATGCAAAGGTCCGCAATGGTTGCCTGTTGAGAAGCGACACCTTCGAAAAAGCGTTAGGCCCACCTGAAGACTGCTTGTTTAGTCGAAGTTGACGGCCGGACTTTCCGTAGCTACGATAAAGCGTGCAGTTCGATTTCGACCCTGGCAAGGACGCGACCAACCTGAGCAAGCACGGCCTCTCCTTGGCGGCCGCAGCTTAGCTCAGCTGGGATGCAGCACTCGTCTGGATTGATGACCGGGCTGACTATGGAGAAGTAACGATGATTGCCTTGGCTCCAATTGGAGACATACTCTTATTTGTAGCCTTTGTAGAACGCGAGCCAGCAAGGAGAATTATTAGCCTACGCAGAGCCAATTGCCGTGAGGTCAATCACTATGTCAGAGCCATTAAGGAAGGTCAACCTGAAGATGCCGACACTTGAGGAGGATCAGTTGATTACAGAGGCAGCGGAATCAGATCCTGATGCCCTTCCGCTTACAGACGAACAGATGAGCGCGATGGTCCCCATGCGAGTGCTGCGCGGCCGTCCAAAGTTGGCATATAAAAAGCAGCTGGTTTCAATCCGATATAGTCCTGAAGTTATTGACTATTTCAGAGCTTCTGGAGCTGGCTGGCAAGCCCGTATGGATGCTGTGCTTAAGGAATATGTCGAAGCTCACGCCACTGTCGATGCGAAGGGTGCCTAACATCAAGATTCAGAAGACGTGACCGGAGGCTGTCTCCTTTGCCAAAGCGACTGCCCGCTTCTGATCTTGAGCGTTAGGCGGTCAGCAACCCCACATCACAATCCGTCACCCAGGATTGTTCCTACTACCAGTGATCGCCGCCTATTAATGCCTGAAAGGCTGATCTCATGCAAGCTCACTTTGCCGTCAAAAGCGCCATAGGACCACAGAGGCCATCGTTGCAAGCGCCCCGCTCGTGTGACATCGATCACAACGGACCGTGTCATTCGTCTGCGGTGTCTGGCATGGCTGCGCCTAGCTTTCGCTGGAAAGGTGCCGATCGGATCAGCAGATCAACCAGCAGAGAATGGCGCGTCGATGGTTGGCTTTGCTGTCGCTGCTTCTGGGGCTTGCCTTGATCCTCGGGCTTGCCCTTGCGGTCAACGGGCGTTCACACCAGCGCGAGTACTGGATTCAAGCGGAGGAGATCCTCTGGGACTACGCCCCCTCCTATCCCATCAACAGGATGATGGGGATGCCCTTCAGAGCTGAGGAGAACACCTTCGTTGAGCGACGAGCCGGGCGGATCGGCCGGGTCTACCGCAAGGCGGTCTTCCGCTCCTACAGCGCTGGCTACGGCGCAATTCTTGACGGCCCCAGGGGAGTGCAAGAAGCCGAACCTGGTGCTGATGCATCGCCTCTGCGCAGGCCAGGATCCCGTGAGGAGCACCTGGGGAACCTTGGCCCGATCCTGCGCGCGGAGGTTGGGGACACCCTCGTTGTTCATCTGCGGAATCAAACCCGCTTCCCGGTGAGCCTTCATCCCCACGGTGTTCTCTACGACAAGGCCAGCGAAGGTTCGCCCTATGCCGATGGGTCTTCGCCAAAAGATCGTACGGATGATGACGTGCCACCAGGTGCTTCCCACACCTACCAATGGCAGGTTCCAGAGCGCGCCGGCCCTGGGCCCGCTGATCCAGATTCCATCGTGTGGCCCTACCACTCCCACGTCAACGAAGTGGCCGACACCAGCGCCGGATTGGTGGGACCGATCATCATTCACAGGAAAGGCCAGCTGGATGAGAATCGCAGGCTTCCCAAGGGAGTGGATCATGAATTCGTGGGGCTTTACGCCATCACCGATGAAAACCAGAGCCTGTTCCTAGATTCCAATATTGCTGAGTTCATCAACAACGAATCCATCGACCGCAGCGATGAGGAGTTCATCGAAAGCAACCTCATGCATGGCATCAATGGCTTCGTCTATGCGGATCTTCCTGGACTCACCATGCGGCAGGGCGAGCATGTTCGCTGGTATCTGCTGGCGATGGGAACGGAAACGGACCTCCACACGCCCCACTGGCATGGCTCAACACTGCTGGAGAATGGCCGGCGCATCGACACCACCGACATCTTCCCCGCCACGAGCCGAACCCTGGACATGGTCCCTGATGTGCCCGGGGTGTGGATGATGCACTGCCATGTGAACGATCACATGGTGGCGGGGATGCAGGCCCTGTTCCGAGTGGATCCCCGCTGACGCTGAACCGAGCCATTGCCTCTCCGGCGTCCTGATCCAGTTCAGCCATCAGGTCTGCCTGATTCCCCAGCCCGCCGTGTTGAATTTCGCCTACGGCTCCAACATGCTCGTTCGACGTCTGCGGGAGCGCGTCCCCTCGGCGATGCCCCTGGGGCGGGCCGTGCTCCGGGGCTACGAGTTGCGCTGGCACAAGCGCGGCAAGGACGGCTCCGGGAAGTGCGATGTGTGGGCCACGGACCGGGCGGAGGCGCAGGTCCATGGTGTGCTCTTTGAACTGGCCGCCACCGAGAAGCCACGGCTGGATCACGCCGAGGGGCTTGGCGTCGGCTACGACGACCAGGTGATCGAGGTGACATGCAACGGCCACATCCTCCAGGCCCAGGTGTATGTCGCCACCCCCACCCACATCGACCCTTCGATCCAACCATTCAGCTGGTATCGAGCGCTCGTGCTCGCCGGCGCCCGCGAACACAGGCTGCCACCCGCCTACATCCAAGGGATTGAGGCCGTTGCCGCCATCCACGACCCGGACCCTGAGCGGCAGGCCATCCATGACGCCCTGATCCGGGCCGCTCAACCCTGGCTGGAGGCCGACCTGCCTTGATGGGCACCACCCCAAGGCACCGGCCTACCTGCGGCAAACCTGAGCCCTAGTCTCCGGCCATGGGAGGCCCGCCATGAAACCGAGCCCAGCGGCGAACGCCGCACCGTCGGGCCAACTGCTCTCGATCCTCGGGGTGGGCTTCGGCATCGCCGGGGCGGTGGGGGGCTCGATCGGCGCCGGCATCCTGCGCACCCCCGGTCTGGTGGCCGCCCAGCTGGGCAACGGACCATTGATCCTCGCTGCCTGGGCGCTCGGGGGGCTCTATGTGCTGCTCGGGGCCCTGGCCGTGGCGGAGCTGGGGGCAGCGATGCCCCGGGCCGGTGGCTGGACGATCTACGCCCGCCGCGCCCTGGGGGATCAGGCCGGCTTCGCCGTTGGCTGGATCGACTGGATCGGCCATTGCGCTGGCCTGGCCTGGGTGGTGGTCACCATCGGTGCCTACACCACCGCCCTGATCCCCTCCATCCCCCTCCATGGCACCGGCATCGCCCTGGTGGTGCTGTTGCTCTTTGCCCTGATCCAGCTGATCGGCCTGGAGGCCGGCCGGCTCAGCCAGGAGCTGCTCAGCCTTGTGAAGGCCCTCGCCTTCCTGGCCCTGATCAGCGCCTGCCTGCTGCTCAGCCCGGGCCATGGCCCCGAGCTGGCCGGGGCCGGTGGGCCGTCGCCACCGGCGGGCGCAACAGCCCTGGTGGTGGCGGCGGTGTTCGCCCTGCAGGCCGTGATCACCACCTACGACGGCTGGCAGAGTCCGATTTACTTCGCTGAAGAATTCAACGAACCCGCCCAGGACCTGCCCCGCTCGGTGATCGGCGGGCTGCTGGTGGTGATCGCTCTGGTCCTGCTGGTGAACCTGGCCCTGCTGAAGGTGTTGCCGATCGCGGAGCTGGCCGGCTCCGATCTGCCCCTGGCCGATGCCGCCAGAACCCTGTTCGGGCCGCTCAGCGGCCGGGTGATCCTGGTGCTGGCGCTGATCTCCTCCCTGGGCCTGGTGAACACCTCAATCATGTGTGCGCCCCGCATCCTGTTCGGCCTCAGCCGCGACGGGCTGTTCCTCGGCGCCTTCGCCCAGGTGCGCCCCAGCGGCACCCCCGTCAACGCCCTGATCGCCACCACCCTGCTGACGGGCCTGCTGGTGCTGTTCGCTGATTTCGAGCGCCTGCTGGGGGTGGCGGCGCTGCTCTACGTGCTCCTGTATCTGGCCGGCATGGTCTCGATGCTGGTGCTGCGCTGGAAGGAGCCTGAACTGCCGCGGCCCTTCAAGGCCCCGGGCGGGATCTGGGCCGCCGCCATCGTGGCCCTGGGCTCGATGGCCTTCCTGGTGGCCGCCTCCTTGAGCGACACCACCAACAGCCTGCTGGCCCTGGCACTGATCGCCCTGAGCCTGCCGCTGCAGTGGGCCCAGCGGCGCTGGGGCTCGGCGGCCCCCGGCCAGGGGGCCTGAGCGGTGAAGCCCGACGCCCACCCAGCCATCGACGCCGGCACGCTGCACCGGCTCACGGCCTTCAGCGACGACCCGG
This sequence is a window from Cyanobium sp. ATX 6F1. Protein-coding genes within it:
- a CDS encoding S9 family peptidase, producing MSDGRKPRAAPSAGIRPLPIELAVGLTPALKEPHWLQGRLFWLEQRPQEQGRTTLLVRQRPDAEAVELTPGPWNLRSRVHDYGGGVYALGEWHGASKEPERLAEPLAVFVHDGDRCLWRLDLGPTLAGGPGKAEGHAPPEPQRLTQPGARAFADGLIDGARRRWIGVMEEGGRDQLVAVDLAGGEPVRLHTPADFCGYAALSPSGRHLVWVEWQQPFMPWERSQLWLGRLEASGALVEARVIAGSGEADRHGISVFQPLWLPNGDLVVANDRSGWWNLERLAGADGLKAADRLETVPTIWQPLLEVEAEFAMPQWVYGMATTAWDGEQLVAAACRQGRWELGRIVLPEAPGASGRWQPLELPFDDLAHVVAEGGRLACIASGPTAGQGLLALELATGRWSHRPAGAKPLPAELISPPEPLWFAGYGNAPTHAWYHPPLGGAHSGSPLLVKGHSGPTAMARTGLNPVIPYWTSRGWGVVDVNYGGSTGFGRAYRERLDGQWGVVDVVDCAAAALALVAAGKADPERIAIEGGSAAGFTVLAALCFTDVFRAGACRYAVADLAAMAEDTHRFEARYLDGLVGPWPAARELYAQRSPLEHAGRIRCPVIFFQGLDDQVVPPEQTERMATALRANGIEAEVHLFPGEGHGFRSGAVQRQVLEASEAFFRRQFGLPALP
- a CDS encoding sodium/glutamate symporter; translated protein: MNDLAPMLLAAWQTWGATVLVAVAGLAVLLALGRLLGNALGLHLLGIPEALLAGAIGLAVAPTGLVPLVPEPVIALWSELPTALLTLVFACLLLGKPLPNPAGLWRPLSAQVLMALTLAFGQYLVAGLVVLLLLQPWLGVSPLMACLIEVAYEGGHGSAAAMGPIYADLGFPGGEALGLALSTVGLLAATLVGGLVVVLGRARGWLLADRQEPVVVPVSNDLPAEAAAIAKPSAQAVSSPGSAERWAVNLALTGVAVVMGYLLWTSLGLVADQLGGGFKLVIDALPVFPLALAGSLLVRLVLEKTGKGHWTSAPIQSLVSTLAADLLITAATACLDLSLLRHDWLPLTVLATVGLAWNLGVLLLLAPRILPAPWFERGIVEFGQGTGVAASGLLLLRMADPADDSDALPAFSIKQLILQPLIAGGVITVGAPLAVMSIGLPAWTALCLVLVVTWISLGLWLARR
- a CDS encoding bifunctional aldolase/short-chain dehydrogenase, encoding MPARNRWSDAGAAAAVERYGASGISEALALRTFTARLLGSDPELVLHGGGNTSVKTSVSGLLGESIPVLCVKGSGWDLATIEPPGHPAVRLEPLLALRALAALSDEDMVAAQRQNLIDPAAPNPSVEALLHAFLPHPFVDHTHSIALLALADQPDAEAVCRRIYGDRVAIVPYVMPGFALAKAAAEAYEAAAARAAEQGLELEGMVLLQHGLFSFGSTAKQSYERMIALVGEAERALGQVERSFQPLPLLSPAAPAAALLPLLRGALGRAAGAAGLRSHWLLDLRADGPALAVVNDQRLADWATRGVATPDHVIRTKARPLVLPPAPPAGDAEALTAWAAAAERALAAYIPDYQAYFARQNARVGGIKKPLDPLPRVLALPGLGLIGVGASAAAASVTADIAGAWAATLLAAEALGSFRPVGEDDTFDMEYWSLEQAKLGKGSEKPLARQVVLVTGGAGGIGAATARAFAAHGADLVVLDLDGEGAGATAAACGPLALGLGCDVTNPLAVRAAFAAACAHFGGLDIVVSNAGAAWSGPIAQLPDSDLRASFELNFFAHQHVAQAAVAVFEDQGFGGQLLFNVSKQALNPGPAFGAYGIAKAALLALMRQYALEGGPKGIRANGLNADRIRSGLLDDTMIQERAAARGLTEADYMGGNLLGQEVRASDVAEAFVALARMERTTGALLTVDGGNVAAMVR
- a CDS encoding integron integrase, which encodes MTTNRPPRLMERYRQELVVRHYARRTVKTYEQWLRRFLHFHQMRHPREMGSAEVKAFLTHLAVDLQVSASTQNQALAALLFLYRVLLERDVELDGVARARTKQRLPVVLTVEEVRAVLRRLSGAEALVAGLLYGSGLRLQEALRLRVHDLDFGRHELMVRSGKGDKDRRALLPSSQTAALWQHLNGLRQIHQADLASGWGRVLLPHALARKYPNAPVEWGWHWVFPQHKRWRDPATGQEGRHHLDPSLIQKAVRRDVMAAGISKPATCHTLRHSFATHLLERGQDIRTIQELLGHSDVRTTMIYTHVLNHGTLGVRSPADLL
- a CDS encoding PIN domain-containing protein, with product MKRTNYVLIDYESVQPSQLELLNRDGFVAYVFVGKVQTRLSFETVSAIQDLGERAKYIKISGAGPNALDFHIAFYIGQIGATDADAFFHIISKDKGFDPLIEHLRERKVFAVRSETIGEIPIIRASTAKTPKERMGLVVDRLKSGNSRPRTLASLSSSIDAILFKQVGEPDVQAVIDQMVKAGFVTLTDEKVSYKLIMDS
- a CDS encoding type II toxin-antitoxin system RelE/ParE family toxin; this translates as MVEVRQTERFVRWLAGLRDLRARAKVQARIERLIGGNPGDVKPVGAGVSELRINYGPGYRVYYLQKGTELIILLAGGDKSSQAKDIDEALLLADNLTEET
- a CDS encoding addiction module antidote protein; the protein is MKTTTIPYDVAEQLRTPEEMAAYLEACIEEADGDAAFIAKALGDIARAQGMTQVARDSGLSRESLYKALSGERSPSFDTILKVVTALGLKLSASVRSEEELT
- a CDS encoding BrnA antitoxin family protein — translated: MPTLEEDQLITEAAESDPDALPLTDEQMSAMVPMRVLRGRPKLAYKKQLVSIRYSPEVIDYFRASGAGWQARMDAVLKEYVEAHATVDAKGA